The stretch of DNA TTGCTCGCGGCTGCCCTCTCGGAGCTCGCCGGGGCCGGCGGGCGCATCGGCCTGGCCATGGCGCGGGAGACCCATCTGCGCATGCCCCTAGGCGATTTCGAGCGCCTGCGCCAGGCGCTGCCGACGGCCGAGTTCGCAGACTCCACCGCCATCCTGTGCCGGCTGCGTCAGGTCAAGTCCGAGCGCGAGATCGCCAAGATCGCCCACGTCTGCGCCCTGGTCTCCGATGCCTTCGCCAACGCCGCGCAGCTCTTCCATCAAGGACAGAGCGAGATCGAGGCCTTCCGCGCCTTCAAGATGGAATGTCTGCGTCGCGGGGTCGACGACGTGCCCTATCTGGTGGGGGGCGCCGGGCCCGGCGGGTACGGCGACATCATCTCGCCGCCTTCGGAGCGCCCGCTCGCCGAGGGCGACGTCTTGATCCTCGATACCGGCTCAATCTACGACGGCTATTTCTGCGACTTCGACCGCAACTTCGCCTTCGCCCAAGCCGATGACGAGGTGCGACGCGCCTACGACGTCGCCTATCTGGCCACGGAAGCCGGTCTGAAGGCGGCGCGGCCGGGTGCGACCTGTGCCGATCTCTTCCGCGCCATGCAGGCGGTCCTCGAGGTCGGCGGCGCGCTGGGCAACGACGTCGGCCGCCTCGGCCACGGCCTGGGCAGCCAGCTCACCGAATGGCCCTCGCACACGGCCTGGGACGAGACGCGGCTGGAGCCGGGCATGGTGCTGACCCTTGAGCCCGGGATGAGCTTCGCCCCCGGCCGTGTCATGGTGCATGAGGAGAACATCGTGATCCGGGAGTCCGGTCCAGAGCTGCTGACCCGCCGGGCACCGCCGGAGTTGCCCATCATCGGTTAGACGCCCGGGGAGAGAGGTTTGAAGCTCGAATTCGACTCCGACGAAGGCTTCGGCCAGCGCGCGACCCTGGGGCTGATCGTTCTGCAGGCGGACGAGACCGTCGAGCCGGAGTTCCGCGGCCTCGTCGCTCTCGAAGGCGTCGTTCTCTATCACAGCCGTGTGCCGAGCGGTGCCGAGGTCACACCGGAGACCCTGGCCGCGATGCAGGCCGAGATTCCCGCCGCCGTGCGCCTCCTACCGCCGACCGCGGAGTTCGACGTGATCGGCTATGCCTGCACCTCGGGTGCGACCATCATCGGGGAGGCCGCGGTCGCGGAAGCGATCCGCTCGGTCCGGCCCGGGGTCGCGACCAGCGATCCTCTGACCGCGACCAAGGCGGCGTGCCGCGCCCTGGACGTGCGGCGGCTCGGCTTCGTCACGCCTTATGTTGCGGAGGTCTCTGCGGCCATGCGCCGCAACCTGGAAGAGGCCGGCCTCGAGATCGCCGCCTTTGGCTCCTTCGAGGAGAGCGAGGAATCCGTCGTCGCGCGCATCGCGCCGGCCTCGGTGCTCGACGCCATCGTGCGGGTCGGTGCGGCGGCCGAATGCGAGGCGGTGTTCGCCTCCTGCACCAATCTACGGGCGACCGGTGTGATCGCCGAGGCCGAGACGCGCCTTGGCAAACCGGTGATCACAAGCAACCAAGCCCTGGCCTGGCACATGCTCCGCCTCGCCGGCCTGCCGGACGGTCAGGCCGTCGCCGGATCTCTGTTTCGCTGTTCGCTGCCCTGATCGGACGCGGGCGATCGCATCGCCCGGAGGAAGAA from Kiloniellales bacterium encodes:
- a CDS encoding Xaa-Pro peptidase family protein, producing MPQGTAGAPPRGFPDSEFEGRLERARALMAEDGFAALLLTTEVELRYFSGFLTQFWQSPTRPWFLVVPLAGKPVAVIPEIGAEAMARTWVDDIRTWSSPHPSDDGVSLLAAALSELAGAGGRIGLAMARETHLRMPLGDFERLRQALPTAEFADSTAILCRLRQVKSEREIAKIAHVCALVSDAFANAAQLFHQGQSEIEAFRAFKMECLRRGVDDVPYLVGGAGPGGYGDIISPPSERPLAEGDVLILDTGSIYDGYFCDFDRNFAFAQADDEVRRAYDVAYLATEAGLKAARPGATCADLFRAMQAVLEVGGALGNDVGRLGHGLGSQLTEWPSHTAWDETRLEPGMVLTLEPGMSFAPGRVMVHEENIVIRESGPELLTRRAPPELPIIG
- a CDS encoding Asp/Glu racemase, encoding MKLEFDSDEGFGQRATLGLIVLQADETVEPEFRGLVALEGVVLYHSRVPSGAEVTPETLAAMQAEIPAAVRLLPPTAEFDVIGYACTSGATIIGEAAVAEAIRSVRPGVATSDPLTATKAACRALDVRRLGFVTPYVAEVSAAMRRNLEEAGLEIAAFGSFEESEESVVARIAPASVLDAIVRVGAAAECEAVFASCTNLRATGVIAEAETRLGKPVITSNQALAWHMLRLAGLPDGQAVAGSLFRCSLP